The following DNA comes from Oncorhynchus masou masou isolate Uvic2021 chromosome 21, UVic_Omas_1.1, whole genome shotgun sequence.
TCATAGTACTGCAAACATAGTAACTATGGTATAGTACCCACAGTAACAGCAGATCTTCGACTTCTCTACACAACTACAATCATTTAATAATGGAAGATCTGAGCTATCTGGAAACAAACCACACAAAATAAACGTGCATAAAAAGATTTTAAAGAATAAAAAGACATTGGACACCCTTTCTCAGccgacacacatgcacacacactgtagCTTGAAGAGaatcaaacaaacaaaacaattacTTATTTTTAGATAAAGGACCTGGGGCTTCATTTTTAACCGCTGCGTAAATGTATAACAAAATATCTGCGGGCGCTATTTCTGAAAGCGAATACCTAAGTCTAAAAATATTGAGATTTATAAACTTGGTGCACACCATACAGACACATGTCCAGTTATAAATCCGAACCATCCTAAAACTGTGCCTGTGTGAACGAGCATTATAACGACACCAGTCACCATTTATGGTGACAATAACACCTTTTTATTTGCTGTATAATTTGGAACTATTGGAATTAGGCCACGACAGtttctaaaaaaaaataaaaaaaataaaaagggtAATGGCTAATTTGATCACATTTCTGTAGAGGTGTGGGCAGAACGTTTTGATATTTTACAGTGACTTTTTCTAAATAAACATGCTTGCTGCCTAAAGGGAGTGCTATACACTGTTCTGCAAGATTGATTGTTTATTTGAAACTATTTAAAAGTAAATGCTACAGCAAAAACGAATTGTTCAATATTTTGTTTTTCAATAGACTGTGTTTATCTCCTGCCTTGGTAGGTATAGGCTCTGAGATTAATTATTCTATGATGCTGCACTCCACACTCCTATAGAACAgcaatactgtagcctactgtcaaAAATGTTACATAAGCTACCGGTCTATTTACAGTGTTGGCAGAATGTTTTCATAATTTGCAGTAACTTGTGTTGTATTTGGCAAAGGATTGACAGTGTATGGAAAAAAGGCAAATTGTTGTGGACCTGTCAACATAACGTTTGAATTCAACATGTTTTGCATAGACTTTTCCCTCAACCAAAATATGCTGGACTGCCCGCCAATTCTGAAACGTTGTCTAGGCTACAAAAAAAATTATACTACAGTAATCTAGGCTACTGCAATCATTAATAAAATAATAAGGAAATAGTTTCCTAGGTCTAATTATTTTACATTCCAAAAATAAAACATAGATATAGGCTTTTCTCACTGACAGCAAATGGCTCCTGGCAGCCTACTTTCAGTACATGCCTGCTTGCAATAGAAAACTTTAGCCACTAGATATTGAGCATATGCATGGTCTAAAGTTTGTGGGGAGTTAAGCACATTCTCAAGTCAAGTTCAGTTTCTATAAATGCCAACTTTTTCATGAAAACTGGAACATGCATGTTTAGGGGTATTCTTTGTACTTACGCAACGTTTATAAATGCGGCCCCTGAACATGAATCTAATAGCATAACAGGTCTCCTTAACACTACAGGAGGCCATATAGTGCCAGTGCTATAGCTTAGCTCAGAAAACACACATTACTAAATAAAATCTAATTAAGTGACTAACAGAAACATAGCTTCAGTCCGGTTTTTGACTCCACTCCCTGGCTCAGTAGTATACAGAATATCTAATAAAACCCTTAATAAAACCTATATAACAACTTTACAGCATGACTGCTGTTCAATATACTACTGCAATATAGCGGTACTCTTAGGAATTATACTCTCCAATATTCAGGTTTACCTCCCTTTACTAGAATCTCTCTTTACCATAATGATGAATACTTCTTTATGATTGTCTGCAAATCTTTCCAAATGaactgagattttttttttttacatatataaCATGTTATCATTATAGGTGGCTTCTTTGTATATAGACATATTCAAGTAACCCCAGTTTGTTTCTACCAACTGACTGTTCTCTTTGGTgtcttatttctttatttttaactaTTTGTGGTTTAATTTGTTTATTTATAGTTCATGCATTTATTTGAAAATGGCATGAGTATGGTACCACAGAGAAAGGAGTGTGTGAATCTGAAATCTGACAACTGCTCTGTTTAGTCTCATAACAGAGTATGGCTGTGTCTGAAATTAGACACTCTTACCTATTTAGTGCAAAATATTTGACCAGAGTACCGATTGGATGTTGGGAGCGTGGTGGTGATGACCTCTGGTTGGATGTGATATGACGTTCTGATCTGTGATTGGTCAGTCTAGTCGAGCTGGGAGTTCATTACTCTAGTCCAGCAAagggtcatcatcatcatcgtcctGTATTGAGAGGCGTTGGAAGGGACGAGAGGATGACTGACGCCGTGGCCTCCACAACTTGAAGagtcctgacagagagagagatcaactcAAAGTTTATTCGTCACATATAAGAGGATACAGAGGTGTAAAcggtatagtgaaatgcttacttgcaagctctCCTCAACAGTGCAGTACAAATATCAATAATAAAAAGTCAAATATTAAAGTCAATGACAAAATATAAAAGTCGTATatagaaaaagagagcgagaaaggaaATTTAAAGGagcacccttctctctctcttgactATTACAAAAACTACATATTTCACTTAAAACATGATGATATTGAAACATATATATTACAAGCAATACTGCAGACTAACCAGTGAGTGTGGTGAGAACCAGCAGTACCCCCACCACCAGTCCCACCACCAGGGGGATGTCGACACAGTCCTCCCCAGCCAGGAAGCAGCGTGCCTGGGACAGAGATCCGTTGTTTGGTGCTGGTGGAACCCCAAGCAGCTGACACATTATTGGGTAGACATCAACACTCTGTAACAGCGGGAGACGGTAACCAGGAAGGAAGCCTGGGCCCACTGCCACCAGGAAGGGGTGCATGCTGGGTAGAATGTTGTCATAGCCGTGGTCTCCCACTAGAgtgtacacacagagacagacggttagttagttagttagttatatatatatatatatatatatgtgtgtgtgtgtgggtcatgTGTAAAAGCCTTACGACGTGGTAGCCCTCCCCTCTGTACGATAGTCCATCCCTCGTCAGCGACTAATATGATTGGTTGAATCCTGTCATTGTTCCTGTAGTGCAGCCTATCAGGAACGTCCTTCTTCAGGTACGCAGTCATGTGGGTATGGCAACCACTCAGTAGGGAAAACACTGCCTTggggtctgacacacacacacacacacacacacattaaccaaCCTCTCCTTTAACCAGTCACAAACTTTTCACTAATAGCaagtgtgtgcgtttgtgtgtataCACCTCTGTTGGGTATGATAGCAGCGATAGGGGTTAGGTCTACTACTGAGTAGTTGTCAGGGTGCAGACAGTCATCCAGCCTGATGATGCGATCAGTGGAACACTGGGCCATTCCATGGTCACTGGTGATGATGACATTGACATGCCCCCACAACCCTGCACGCATCAGCTCTGACATCAGCAGACCCACATTGTCATCTACCTGTTAACACACGTCACACAGTTCAAAATCAGTAGAACTGAGCACAATATAATGCAATGTAATATTGTGtgacacacacgtacagtacctCTTTAAGAGCCTGTGCTATGTGGGTGGTGTTGTCTGGTCCATACATGTGACCTGTCCTGTCTGGCTCCTCCCAATACAGAGCTGCAAACGATACTGGCCCCTCCCCTTTACCCTGGCcctggagagaggaatggaggacaaATGAAGATGTCTTACTCAGGCCGTTTACCATTGAATAAAAAATGGTCACACTTCCCGTCTGCTTAAGGGGTTgctctcccatagacaccaatgcaATAGCAGCTAGGACTGGTCTGCTGAGTTCATTGACTGTATATGAACCATAAAAGATTAGGGAGTGGGATGTCTCACTTCCATATCTGAAAGCACTACTCAGTGAAAACAATAACTGGGATTATGGGTCAGAAGATACataccccagtcagccagtcagtgacaTTGGCCAGGCGTTGACTAAAGGTCACGGAGGGGTTGTAGGGCATGAAGTGAGTCGCTGTTCTGTTCCTGATCGGCAAGTCTGACCCCGGCCACATGGCCACGCCAGTCTTGTACCCACAATCCAGTGCAGTGACCCAGAGGGGTTCAGCTTCATTCCACCAGAAAGGGTCGGTGTCGTTGAAGATAGTGAAGTGCTTATGAGTCACGTGGTCATACATATTGCTAGCTATGACTCCATGAGACTCTGCATACAGACCTGTCACCTGGAGGGCATAGAGGTAAGAGGTTAGCATTTAGGGGTCATACAAACTGCTATCGAATTCCCATACTACTTATTTAGTAGGCTTTTTGGGTATTCAACTTCTGTAAATGTTTGTAGTACACCATCCCCTCTAACTCACAAGGGGTTATAGGTCAGGGGTGAAAGTTTATATATTACCAGGCTGTAGTGGTTAGGGAAGGTCTTGGTGATGAAGACATTAGTAAGTTGTTCCACCAGGACTCCCTGCGAATACAGCAGCTTTAGGTTGGGTAGAGTGAACCGTTGAAGGTAGTCAGCTCTGAAACCATCAAACGACACGAGCAGCACCGGAATGGGGGCCGCAACACCCGCGTCACATCTTTTTCCACTTCTTGTCTGCCCCACTGAAGCAGCCAATGAAGCGAACGTAAAGAGGAAGTACAGCAGGACTAACATcctgagagagaaatagaccaAATTAGTGTTGTGGAGTAGACACTTtaaagcacaggaggttggtgtcacaattggggagaacaggctcgtgttaatgactggagcggattatgtggaatggtatcaaacacatggtttccaggtgtttgatgccattccatttgtgcCGTTCTGCACCATTATTATGACCCTCCTGTGCTTTAGAGTCAATAAAGCCTTTATATGTCAGTGTTCAAGGTGAGGTACGAAAGAAGACTAAAGCAGACGGAGGCCGATGATTGCAGTAAGAGGGGGTGCATCTTACCGAAAGAACAAATTAGGTTTGTGGCGTAGACACCAATAAAACCTTGTTATACATGTATTCCAAGCTTAAACTTTCTGTAAaaagctccctctctccctgagggAGACGCTTCCCATTCCAAATGTAATTTTCTAGTTTGTGTTTCCATTAGATGAAGTTAACCATCTTtctgaggagaacagagagggctCTGATCTTTTACACTTCTGTGAAATTTGACTAATATACTGAATTAAAGCTGATGTGATCTGGCACAGGCTCACCCGACACACACAGGGCTCACAAGACACACACCTGTGTTGATTGTCAAACAAGTCCCAGTGAACCTCACCACCTATATGCAAAGTGTGCAGACTAGTGTTTAACATGGACATCATATGACAACCTTGGGACCAAGATAATGgacctagctagctagataatcaGGAAGTCCTGTGCTGTCCCGGTATGACATGACACCCTATAGTTTGCAAGCGAACTAGGTATTTTGACACCACCCCGTCCACATCACATATCCCTGACAAGACAGTTGATTAGCTCTCTAGCTGTGTAACGTTAGTTATCTAAGAGCTGACGACTTGTACTCCAAG
Coding sequences within:
- the enpp4 gene encoding bis(5'-adenosyl)-triphosphatase enpp4, producing MLVLLYFLFTFASLAASVGQTRSGKRCDAGVAAPIPVLLVSFDGFRADYLQRFTLPNLKLLYSQGVLVEQLTNVFITKTFPNHYSLVTGLYAESHGVIASNMYDHVTHKHFTIFNDTDPFWWNEAEPLWVTALDCGYKTGVAMWPGSDLPIRNRTATHFMPYNPSVTFSQRLANVTDWLTGGQGKGEGPVSFAALYWEEPDRTGHMYGPDNTTHIAQALKEVDDNVGLLMSELMRAGLWGHVNVIITSDHGMAQCSTDRIIRLDDCLHPDNYSVVDLTPIAAIIPNRDPKAVFSLLSGCHTHMTAYLKKDVPDRLHYRNNDRIQPIILVADEGWTIVQRGGLPRLGDHGYDNILPSMHPFLVAVGPGFLPGYRLPLLQSVDVYPIMCQLLGVPPAPNNGSLSQARCFLAGEDCVDIPLVVGLVVGVLLVLTTLTGLFKLWRPRRQSSSRPFQRLSIQDDDDDDPLLD